One genomic window of Elusimicrobiales bacterium includes the following:
- a CDS encoding outer-membrane lipoprotein carrier protein LolA has translation MRILLTMFLLSAALPCLAADATEQNKTAAAQTDISTSAVAAGLASWDKKLDTLEFSFSQLITFGDSGITSKISGAVKFNKEGKLRIDHFSPQPQEVYTDKKTIWIYKPRQAQAVRARWDDWVKQQSGSLSGITDFGAYGPLLASHKMTVSASKDGKTVEAALTPVKNPKSYELKLVLSREDFFPERVFLTLGSTSVDTKISDVRKNGKIPPEAFEFKPPKGTDVLELDGKH, from the coding sequence ATGAGAATACTGCTAACAATGTTTTTGCTGTCCGCCGCGCTGCCCTGCCTTGCCGCGGATGCAACGGAACAGAACAAAACCGCCGCCGCGCAGACGGACATATCCACTTCCGCCGTTGCTGCCGGGCTGGCCTCCTGGGACAAGAAGCTGGACACGCTGGAATTTTCCTTCTCCCAGCTTATAACATTCGGCGACAGCGGCATCACAAGCAAAATCAGCGGCGCGGTCAAATTCAACAAGGAGGGGAAGCTGCGCATAGACCATTTCTCCCCCCAGCCGCAGGAAGTCTATACCGACAAAAAGACCATATGGATATACAAGCCCCGGCAGGCGCAGGCGGTCAGGGCCCGCTGGGACGACTGGGTCAAACAGCAGAGCGGCTCGCTTTCCGGAATAACCGATTTCGGCGCATACGGGCCGCTGCTTGCCTCTCATAAAATGACGGTTTCGGCCTCAAAGGACGGCAAGACGGTGGAGGCTGCGCTGACGCCGGTCAAAAATCCCAAGTCTTACGAGCTGAAGCTGGTTCTTTCGCGCGAGGATTTTTTCCCGGAGCGGGTTTTTCTGACGCTCGGCTCCACCTCGGTGGACACGAAAATATCGGATGTCCGCAAAAACGGCAAAATCCCGCCGGAGGCGTTTGAATTCAAGCCCCCGAAGGGAACCGACGTGCTGGAACTGGACGGGAAACATTGA
- a CDS encoding DNA polymerase IV, with translation MESRCIVHADMDAFFAAIEQRDNPQLRGRPVVVGADPKGGCGRGVVSTCSYEARAFGVHSAMPVSQAWRLCPQAVFVRPDGKKYGRVSAQIYEIFSRFTPDIEPLSVDEAFLDITGSWKLFGKTPAETCVKLKAAVKRETGLTVSAGLAPNKMAAKIASDLEKPDGFVEVTQSGLLAFLRPLDISRIPGLGPKAKAALNAAGILTIGELAVRSPEELSRLLGSAGEHYWRLANGMDQRPVSRESAARSVSAETTFESDTSDQSVLESALLLLCEKIASRLRQERLKSGQTGLKIRLEGFETFTRAAPARQPTQFADDIYADALALLRGFRRDGKKVRLVGVKAFGIVGETEDRRLFFPPGDAARLALAKALDEIRAKYGFSAITRARLKNGE, from the coding sequence ATGGAATCCCGCTGTATAGTCCATGCGGACATGGACGCCTTTTTCGCCGCAATAGAACAGCGGGATAATCCGCAGTTGCGCGGCAGGCCCGTGGTCGTTGGCGCGGACCCGAAAGGCGGCTGCGGCAGGGGGGTAGTCTCCACCTGTTCATACGAGGCGCGCGCTTTCGGGGTACACTCCGCCATGCCGGTGTCTCAGGCATGGCGGCTGTGCCCGCAGGCGGTCTTTGTAAGGCCGGACGGGAAAAAATATGGCCGGGTGTCGGCGCAGATATACGAGATATTCTCGCGCTTTACGCCGGATATAGAGCCGCTCAGCGTTGACGAGGCTTTTCTGGACATCACCGGCTCATGGAAACTGTTCGGCAAAACCCCGGCGGAAACCTGCGTCAAACTCAAGGCCGCGGTAAAGCGGGAGACCGGCCTTACGGTCTCCGCCGGGCTTGCGCCGAACAAAATGGCCGCCAAAATAGCCTCCGACCTGGAAAAACCGGACGGTTTCGTGGAAGTAACGCAGTCCGGGCTGCTGGCATTCCTGCGCCCGCTGGACATATCCAGAATTCCCGGCCTGGGCCCCAAAGCCAAAGCCGCGCTGAACGCCGCCGGCATTCTCACCATTGGCGAGCTTGCAGTGCGCTCCCCGGAGGAATTGTCCCGCCTGCTGGGCAGCGCGGGCGAGCATTACTGGCGCCTTGCCAACGGCATGGACCAGCGCCCCGTTTCGCGCGAAAGCGCGGCCCGCTCGGTCAGCGCGGAAACCACTTTTGAAAGCGACACTTCGGACCAGTCCGTTCTGGAATCCGCCCTGCTGCTGCTGTGCGAGAAAATCGCCTCCCGCCTGCGGCAGGAGAGGCTAAAATCCGGCCAGACCGGGCTGAAAATCCGGCTTGAGGGGTTTGAAACATTCACCCGCGCCGCCCCCGCCCGCCAGCCCACCCAGTTTGCCGATGATATATACGCGGACGCGCTTGCGCTGTTGCGCGGCTTCAGGCGCGACGGGAAAAAGGTGCGGCTTGTGGGAGTAAAGGCCTTCGGAATCGTAGGCGAGACCGAGGACCGCCGGCTTTTCTTTCCGCCAGGGGACGCGGCGCGGCTGGCGCTGGCAAAAGCACTGGACGAAATACGCGCCAAATACGGTTTTTCCGCGATAACCCGCGCGCGGCTCAAAAACGGGGAGTAG
- a CDS encoding phosphatidylglycerophosphatase A, translating to MSFLLRMLSSGFFVSYIPVALSGGRKFSGAGLLGTVEAVALLPLLPRNPAAYLVFTAAFCVFAVWVAGAARFPEAVHDNPRIVIDEIAGMWIAAALLPRTFAALGAAFVLFRFLDSAKPFGIKKLERLEGGLGIVADDVVCGLAANAAVRAGLVLFAR from the coding sequence ATGAGCTTTCTGTTGCGGATGTTGTCCAGCGGTTTTTTTGTAAGCTATATCCCGGTTGCGCTCAGCGGCGGCAGAAAGTTTTCGGGCGCGGGGCTGCTGGGCACTGTGGAAGCCGTGGCGCTGCTGCCGTTGCTGCCGCGCAACCCGGCGGCATATCTGGTTTTCACGGCGGCATTCTGTGTTTTTGCGGTATGGGTGGCGGGCGCGGCGCGGTTTCCCGAAGCGGTGCATGACAACCCGCGCATCGTGATAGACGAAATCGCCGGCATGTGGATAGCGGCCGCCCTGCTGCCGCGGACGTTCGCCGCGCTGGGCGCGGCCTTTGTGCTGTTCCGGTTTCTGGATTCGGCCAAGCCGTTTGGCATCAAAAAACTGGAACGGCTGGAGGGCGGCCTGGGCATAGTGGCGGACGATGTTGTCTGCGGCCTTGCCGCCAACGCGGCGGTGCGCGCGGGACTGGTTTTATTTGCAAGATGA
- a CDS encoding lectin like domain-containing protein has protein sequence MLSKNTATRGRVLSGAASVSDAVFDLRTAEGGDKVSAVKNQDKCAGCWAYAAYGSLEGIFRPTEYKFSENDMLRNYGFDDYDGGDYKSPTGMLGCFGGDSYMVSAYLTRWEGPVLDSNDPTPVYSSPYPISRAKGPITHHVQEILRLPPRSAYNDNNNIKLALINYGPVWSRMYYNEANTKDYSCPSEDNCKTDYYNNATHAYYYAGDGDPNAADNGSSFHAITIVGWNDNYSKTNFNTPQPAHNGAFIVKNSWGTGWGEDGYFYVSYDTFHRVFNSEGLLAYDNSIGAENIVVNGAQPLTSYDKVYSYDTLGYDDDHGYDSTTGWFSNKFTAGSNEILTGAGFYTNDTNASYTVYVYTGSGVTASTPRGGTLSYSASGSFVTPGYHTVAVSSVSLSAGSNFSVVVRVTNPSYQFPIPVEEEINGYSSKATASNNGYMGPDGSTWEAVTSTTGYFGGQLQDVCLKAYTYTRPTTPSAVRDGTGADIDTTTSTTTLSANWDASTDSKSGIARYMIKVFTGSTDVTGWINNSTDTWVNVVNLSLAYNTKYQIAVKAVNGEGIESLVANSNGQTTPAQPTDHVYDGLLPAQETQYTTSKTTLSANWGPVSGVTGYRYAIGTTPGGINVATWAGISTSTSVTRTGLSLSDNTRYYFSVQSVGSGGSWSVSTVSPGILVDYTAPAMPVLTSSPTAVTSSNSPSFAWSSSDGASGVAGYLYELVTSATWSDSSAVFITGNTISYTGLSDGVYWFMIKTQDKAGNMSTVASYSFRIDATAPSAPTLTTKPASVSSGKNPSFAWTASDGGSGMSGYLYELSSTGSWDGAASTATATGSASFSNLADGNYWFLVKARDAAGNLSSVTSYAFAIDSGAPATPVFTSQPAAVIAVKNASFEWTASDGGSSVASYLYELSTSGTWSDSVAVSTTASAVSLSNLSDGSYWFMVKARDSAGNTSAAATATFRVDTTAPSAPVLTTKPAAATPQQTASFAWTASDGGSGIAGYSYELSGSSSWDEVASTFSATAAASFSDLAEGTYWFMVKTRDNAGNESALTSYSFSVNLGSPDPPTITSAPPAAGSSKNISFAWTASGSSIAGYIYELGTSSTWNDAMAVNTTGTSVSFSNIADGEYWFMVKTKNTAGTASSATVYHFTVDTAAPAAPSLTVSPASVTNNTNPSFAWTSSDSGSGLAGYVYEIRTSSTWSDAVSTPTAAESVSLSGLADGGYWFMVKAVDNAGNASAATSYHFTVDSTAPAAPSITTHPAALTSNKNPSFAWTASDSGSGIAGYTYELASGAGWDNAIAIDITGASVSFSDMADGNYWFMVKARDSAGNVSAIASYAFTLDTTAPETPSFTSMPATYSASTNPAFAWTSSDSGSGLAGYVYELRASSIWSDAVSTATTGTSVSFSNITEGTYWFMVKARDNTGNTSEAAIYPFSIDATAPGVPALTTKPAAVTANSSPSFAWTVADTGGSGLANYIYELSTTGSWSDGSAVTSADAAVEYSGLADGNYWFMVKARDNSGNTGALATYSFKIDSTAPAAPALTTKPASATVGKNPSFAWTASDSGSGLAGYVYELAATSEWSDAASVSISANSVSFSNLADGSYWFMVKSRDTAGNMSEATVYPFAVDTAVPDTPSFSSQPAAFSSGKNPSFAWSSSDSGSGVASYSYELSTSSVWSAPASSSTAQANVSFSNKADGAYWFMVRAVDGAGNASGLATASFVIDSAAPSAPVFVSTPAALSNYKYPAFVWTSTDAVSGVASYLYELAISSSWSDSSAVATSTPSVTFSYVADNNYWFMVKTLDYAGNASPVTTYAFRVDSSTGAPSAPAYVYDGLAASETSYTASTFTLSANWAPAANSEGYRYAIGTAMYGTNIVGWTDVGMSTYVVRALSLSSNTRYYFAVKSKNVSNVWSAATTSPGVLTDFTAPAMPALLVKPATSSNNTNPVFSWTASDSGSGVAGYVYELSASATYNPSIAVNTTDTSAVFSNKADGAYWFMVKTIDNAGNESSLRVYQFAIDASTPAAAAAPAYVYDGLNLVELPYTGSGTTLYSNWAAAAGSYGYSYAVGTTPGGNNVVDWTFVGVTTYAVASGLHLADNTRYYFAVKSKNISNVWSSVTSSPGVLTDLTAPYTPSFVTKPVSVTNDINPAFSWGASDNGSGIAHYNYQLSTGSVYAAVASTATTGTSVSLSSLADGVYWFMVKATDNVGNAGPLASYNFTVDTSTPSSNNNSSPVLAPAVALRIYPNPCRMMSQHMTIDGIPASAQGLEIRIYSVSGRLVKTLSRASGDIDSSNVATWRGVNSGGERAATGVYVFVVKTSDMGTRMVNAAIIW, from the coding sequence GTGCTTTCCAAAAATACCGCCACTAGGGGGCGGGTTCTGTCCGGGGCGGCTTCGGTCAGCGACGCCGTCTTTGATTTGCGCACGGCGGAAGGCGGCGATAAGGTGTCCGCTGTTAAAAATCAGGACAAATGCGCCGGCTGCTGGGCTTACGCTGCCTACGGCTCGCTTGAAGGCATATTCAGGCCCACTGAATACAAATTCTCCGAAAACGACATGCTCCGCAATTACGGTTTTGACGATTACGATGGAGGAGATTACAAAAGTCCCACGGGAATGCTGGGTTGTTTCGGTGGCGACTCATATATGGTTTCGGCGTATCTTACGCGTTGGGAAGGCCCGGTCCTTGACAGCAATGACCCTACGCCGGTTTACAGCAGTCCCTATCCGATAAGCCGTGCCAAAGGCCCGATAACCCACCATGTGCAGGAAATTCTGCGGCTTCCGCCGCGCTCGGCATACAACGACAATAACAACATTAAGTTGGCGCTGATTAACTACGGCCCGGTATGGTCGCGGATGTACTACAACGAGGCTAACACAAAGGACTATAGCTGCCCCTCCGAGGATAATTGCAAAACCGACTACTACAACAACGCCACGCATGCGTACTATTACGCCGGAGATGGCGATCCCAACGCCGCTGACAACGGCTCCAGCTTCCATGCCATCACCATAGTCGGCTGGAACGATAATTACTCAAAGACCAACTTCAACACTCCGCAGCCGGCGCATAACGGCGCTTTTATCGTCAAAAACAGCTGGGGAACCGGCTGGGGCGAAGACGGATACTTCTATGTTTCGTACGACACATTCCACAGAGTCTTTAACTCGGAGGGGCTGCTGGCCTACGACAATAGCATTGGCGCGGAAAACATAGTGGTCAACGGGGCGCAGCCTCTCACGTCGTATGACAAGGTTTACAGCTACGATACGCTTGGTTACGATGACGATCACGGGTACGACAGCACCACCGGATGGTTTTCAAACAAATTCACAGCGGGTTCCAATGAAATACTTACTGGCGCGGGCTTTTACACCAACGACACCAACGCGAGCTACACGGTGTACGTCTACACCGGCTCCGGCGTTACGGCCAGCACCCCGAGGGGCGGGACCTTGTCCTATTCCGCTTCCGGTTCCTTTGTTACGCCCGGTTATCACACGGTGGCTGTGTCGTCGGTGTCTCTGTCTGCCGGAAGCAATTTCTCGGTGGTGGTGCGCGTCACAAATCCTTCCTACCAGTTTCCCATTCCCGTGGAGGAAGAAATCAATGGATACTCCTCCAAAGCCACCGCTTCCAATAACGGTTACATGGGACCGGACGGTTCCACCTGGGAGGCGGTTACAAGCACTACAGGGTATTTCGGCGGACAGTTGCAGGATGTCTGCCTCAAGGCCTACACATACACAAGGCCCACCACCCCCTCCGCCGTGCGCGACGGCACAGGTGCGGACATTGACACGACCACTTCCACCACCACGCTTTCCGCCAACTGGGACGCAAGCACGGACTCCAAGTCCGGCATAGCCCGTTACATGATTAAGGTATTCACCGGCTCCACCGATGTTACGGGCTGGATAAACAACAGCACCGATACCTGGGTGAATGTGGTAAACCTTTCGCTGGCATACAACACGAAATACCAGATCGCGGTGAAAGCCGTAAACGGCGAAGGCATAGAGTCCCTTGTCGCAAATTCCAACGGCCAGACCACCCCCGCCCAGCCGACGGATCATGTCTACGACGGCCTGCTGCCCGCCCAGGAAACGCAGTACACGACGTCTAAAACCACGTTGTCGGCGAACTGGGGGCCGGTGTCCGGTGTTACCGGTTACCGGTATGCCATAGGCACCACTCCCGGCGGAATAAATGTGGCAACCTGGGCCGGCATCTCCACCTCCACCAGCGTAACAAGAACCGGACTTTCGCTCTCCGATAACACCCGCTATTATTTCTCGGTGCAGAGCGTGGGCAGCGGCGGGTCCTGGTCCGTGTCAACGGTATCTCCTGGCATATTGGTGGATTACACCGCGCCCGCAATGCCGGTGCTTACCTCATCTCCCACGGCGGTTACGTCCAGCAACAGCCCGTCGTTTGCCTGGTCTTCATCGGACGGGGCATCGGGAGTGGCCGGATATCTCTATGAGCTTGTTACCTCCGCCACATGGAGCGATTCCTCGGCGGTTTTCATAACGGGCAACACGATATCCTATACCGGCCTTTCGGACGGCGTGTACTGGTTCATGATCAAGACCCAGGACAAGGCCGGCAATATGAGCACGGTTGCCTCCTATTCGTTCAGGATTGACGCGACAGCCCCCTCCGCGCCGACGCTGACCACAAAGCCGGCTTCGGTTTCCTCCGGCAAGAACCCCTCCTTCGCCTGGACCGCTTCCGACGGCGGCTCCGGCATGTCGGGATACCTCTATGAGCTTTCCTCCACCGGCTCGTGGGACGGCGCCGCTTCCACGGCGACGGCGACGGGATCAGCCTCGTTTTCAAATCTTGCGGACGGCAACTACTGGTTCCTGGTCAAAGCCAGGGACGCCGCCGGCAACTTAAGCTCTGTAACCTCTTATGCCTTCGCCATAGATTCAGGCGCCCCCGCCACGCCCGTGTTTACAAGCCAGCCGGCGGCTGTAATAGCCGTTAAAAACGCCTCTTTTGAATGGACTGCGTCTGACGGCGGTTCCAGCGTGGCGAGCTATCTATACGAACTTTCCACTTCCGGGACATGGAGCGATTCGGTGGCTGTTTCCACCACGGCGTCTGCGGTTTCGCTGTCCAATCTGTCCGACGGCAGTTACTGGTTCATGGTCAAGGCCAGGGACAGCGCCGGCAACACAAGCGCGGCGGCGACGGCAACGTTCCGGGTGGATACCACCGCGCCTTCGGCGCCCGTTCTGACCACCAAACCGGCGGCGGCCACTCCGCAGCAGACTGCGTCTTTCGCCTGGACTGCGTCGGACGGCGGCTCCGGCATCGCGGGGTATAGTTATGAGTTGTCCGGCTCCTCCTCCTGGGATGAGGTTGCATCCACTTTCAGCGCGACGGCGGCGGCATCCTTTTCCGATTTGGCTGAAGGAACCTACTGGTTCATGGTCAAAACCCGCGACAATGCCGGCAACGAAAGCGCGCTGACATCGTATTCCTTCTCCGTGAACCTGGGGTCCCCGGACCCGCCCACTATTACCTCCGCCCCCCCCGCCGCAGGCTCCAGCAAGAACATTTCCTTTGCATGGACTGCCAGCGGCTCGTCCATAGCAGGATACATCTACGAACTGGGCACAAGCAGCACCTGGAACGATGCCATGGCCGTCAACACCACGGGGACCTCGGTTTCGTTTTCCAATATTGCCGACGGCGAATACTGGTTCATGGTCAAAACCAAAAACACCGCCGGCACCGCCAGTTCGGCCACGGTGTATCACTTCACGGTGGACACTGCGGCACCCGCGGCGCCGTCGCTTACCGTTTCGCCAGCCTCTGTCACAAACAACACGAACCCCTCTTTTGCCTGGACATCGTCAGATTCCGGCTCCGGCCTGGCGGGATACGTCTACGAGATCAGGACATCTTCAACCTGGAGCGACGCTGTTTCCACCCCAACCGCGGCGGAGTCGGTTTCTCTCTCCGGTTTGGCCGACGGCGGCTACTGGTTCATGGTGAAGGCCGTGGACAATGCCGGCAATGCCAGCGCGGCGACGTCATACCATTTCACGGTGGATTCCACCGCGCCGGCGGCGCCCTCCATAACCACGCATCCGGCCGCGCTGACTTCCAACAAAAACCCCTCCTTTGCCTGGACCGCTTCCGACAGCGGCTCCGGCATCGCGGGATACACTTATGAGCTGGCGTCGGGCGCCGGCTGGGATAATGCCATTGCGATTGACATCACCGGCGCGTCTGTTTCTTTTTCCGATATGGCCGACGGCAATTACTGGTTCATGGTCAAGGCGCGGGACAGCGCCGGCAACGTCAGCGCCATTGCCTCCTACGCTTTCACGCTGGACACCACGGCCCCGGAAACGCCGTCGTTTACCTCCATGCCGGCAACATATTCCGCCAGCACCAACCCGGCATTTGCGTGGACGTCTTCGGATTCCGGCTCCGGCCTGGCGGGATACGTCTACGAACTGCGCGCCAGCAGCATCTGGAGCGACGCCGTTTCCACCGCCACCACGGGAACATCCGTTTCGTTTTCCAACATAACGGAAGGGACTTACTGGTTCATGGTGAAAGCCAGAGACAATACCGGCAACACAAGCGAGGCGGCGATATATCCGTTCAGCATTGATGCGACGGCCCCCGGCGTGCCGGCCCTGACAACCAAACCCGCCGCCGTTACCGCCAATTCCAGCCCCTCTTTTGCCTGGACCGTTGCAGACACGGGCGGCTCCGGCCTTGCAAATTACATATACGAGCTTTCCACCACCGGCTCCTGGAGCGACGGCTCCGCAGTAACATCCGCGGACGCGGCGGTTGAGTATTCCGGCCTGGCCGACGGCAACTACTGGTTTATGGTGAAAGCGCGCGACAATTCCGGCAACACCGGGGCGCTTGCCACTTATTCCTTCAAAATTGACTCCACCGCGCCCGCCGCGCCCGCGCTGACCACAAAACCGGCCTCCGCCACTGTCGGCAAAAACCCGTCGTTTGCCTGGACGGCGTCGGATTCCGGTTCCGGTCTGGCGGGGTATGTCTACGAGCTTGCGGCAACTTCAGAATGGAGCGACGCCGCCTCGGTCTCAATTTCAGCAAACTCCGTGTCATTCTCCAATCTGGCCGACGGCAGCTACTGGTTCATGGTCAAATCCAGGGATACCGCCGGCAACATGAGCGAGGCGACCGTGTATCCCTTCGCGGTGGACACTGCCGTGCCGGACACGCCGTCCTTCTCTTCCCAGCCGGCGGCGTTTTCCTCCGGCAAGAACCCGTCTTTCGCGTGGAGCTCCTCGGACAGCGGTTCCGGCGTGGCAAGCTATTCATACGAGCTTTCCACCTCCAGCGTGTGGAGCGCCCCCGCCTCCAGTTCCACCGCGCAGGCAAACGTTTCCTTCTCCAACAAGGCGGACGGCGCTTACTGGTTCATGGTCAGGGCGGTGGACGGCGCGGGGAATGCCAGCGGCCTGGCTACGGCCTCTTTCGTGATAGATTCCGCGGCGCCCTCGGCCCCCGTTTTCGTGTCCACGCCGGCGGCGCTTTCCAACTACAAGTACCCGGCTTTTGTGTGGACGTCCACGGACGCGGTGTCCGGCGTGGCAAGCTATCTTTACGAACTGGCCATCAGCTCTTCATGGAGCGACTCCTCGGCGGTGGCGACTTCCACGCCGTCTGTCACCTTCTCTTATGTCGCGGACAACAACTACTGGTTCATGGTGAAAACGCTGGATTATGCGGGCAATGCAAGCCCGGTAACCACATATGCCTTCAGGGTTGATTCGTCCACGGGAGCGCCCTCCGCGCCGGCGTATGTCTATGACGGCCTGGCCGCGTCCGAAACCTCCTATACCGCGTCTACGTTCACGCTGTCGGCCAACTGGGCGCCGGCGGCCAATTCCGAAGGTTACAGATATGCCATAGGTACGGCCATGTACGGAACCAATATCGTCGGCTGGACGGATGTGGGCATGTCCACATATGTGGTGAGGGCGCTTTCGCTTTCCAGCAACACGCGATATTACTTCGCGGTGAAAAGCAAGAACGTGTCCAATGTCTGGTCGGCTGCCACCACATCGCCCGGTGTCCTGACGGATTTCACCGCTCCGGCCATGCCCGCCCTTCTGGTCAAGCCCGCCACCTCCTCTAACAACACCAATCCGGTGTTTTCGTGGACGGCCTCGGACAGCGGTTCCGGCGTGGCGGGCTATGTTTACGAGCTGTCGGCCAGCGCCACATACAACCCCTCCATAGCCGTAAACACGACAGACACAAGCGCCGTGTTTTCCAACAAGGCGGATGGCGCTTACTGGTTCATGGTCAAGACAATAGACAATGCCGGGAACGAAAGTTCCCTGCGCGTTTACCAGTTCGCGATAGACGCCAGCACGCCGGCTGCCGCCGCCGCGCCGGCATATGTGTATGACGGGCTTAATCTGGTGGAACTGCCGTATACCGGCTCCGGCACCACATTGTATTCCAACTGGGCTGCTGCGGCGGGCTCTTATGGCTACAGCTATGCCGTGGGCACCACCCCCGGCGGCAATAATGTGGTTGACTGGACATTCGTGGGTGTAACGACATATGCGGTGGCGTCCGGCCTGCACCTGGCCGACAACACTCGCTACTACTTCGCCGTGAAGAGCAAGAATATATCCAACGTCTGGTCCTCGGTTACCTCGTCCCCCGGCGTACTGACGGATTTGACCGCCCCCTATACGCCCAGCTTTGTCACGAAACCGGTCTCTGTCACCAACGATATAAATCCGGCGTTCTCGTGGGGCGCCTCCGACAACGGTTCCGGCATCGCGCATTACAACTACCAGCTTTCCACGGGCAGCGTTTATGCGGCTGTTGCCAGCACTGCCACTACCGGAACCAGCGTGTCTCTGTCCAGCCTGGCCGACGGGGTCTACTGGTTCATGGTGAAGGCGACCGACAATGTGGGCAACGCCGGCCCGCTGGCCTCGTACAATTTCACGGTGGACACTTCAACACCATCGTCCAACAACAATTCCTCTCCGGTTCTGGCGCCGGCTGTCGCGCTTAGGATTTATCCCAACCCCTGCCGCATGATGAGCCAGCACATGACCATAGACGGCATTCCCGCCTCCGCGCAGGGGCTGGAGATCAGAATTTACTCAGTTTCCGGACGGCTTGTAAAAACGCTCTCCCGCGCATCGGGAGATATTGACAGTTCCAACGTTGCAACATGGCGCGGCGTCAATTCCGGCGGGGAACGCGCGGCCACCGGGGTCTATGTGTTTGTCGTGAAAACATCGGACATGGGAACGCGCATGGTCAACGCGGCGATAATCTGGTGA
- the pgsA gene encoding CDP-diacylglycerol--glycerol-3-phosphate 3-phosphatidyltransferase, whose translation MTLANRITIMRAFLSMVVFACILINGTAFKLLALFFFVLAAVSDWLDGKIARETNTVTPFGAIADPFVDKLLIGGAFIAFASVKQFSVPLWAVFIIIARELMVSSLRVLAALSGKVLAAEPSGKFKTVFQMTGAIMILVILNIHSIVRSGQGGSLTPALERLHSLVLPLPYGITVVVSLVTLASGVSYISNHWKLLQDSWSQQRK comes from the coding sequence ATGACGCTGGCCAACAGGATAACCATCATGCGCGCGTTCCTCTCCATGGTGGTGTTCGCGTGCATTCTCATCAACGGGACGGCGTTCAAGCTGCTGGCGCTGTTCTTCTTTGTGCTGGCGGCGGTTTCGGACTGGCTGGACGGCAAAATAGCAAGGGAGACAAACACCGTAACCCCCTTCGGCGCGATAGCGGACCCGTTTGTGGACAAGCTGCTGATAGGCGGGGCTTTCATAGCCTTTGCCTCCGTGAAACAGTTCTCGGTGCCGCTGTGGGCGGTATTTATAATCATAGCGCGGGAGCTTATGGTGTCCAGCCTTAGGGTGCTGGCCGCGCTTTCCGGCAAGGTGCTGGCGGCGGAGCCGTCGGGCAAATTCAAGACGGTTTTCCAGATGACCGGCGCGATAATGATACTGGTCATTCTCAATATACACTCCATAGTCAGGTCGGGCCAGGGCGGCTCTCTGACCCCCGCGCTTGAGAGGCTGCATTCGCTGGTTCTGCCGCTTCCGTACGGGATTACCGTGGTGGTCTCGCTGGTTACGCTGGCCAGCGGCGTGTCGTATATAAGCAATCACTGGAAACTGCTTCAGGATTCGTGGAGCCAGCAGCGCAAATGA